In Vicinamibacteria bacterium, the genomic stretch GCCACCGTGACCGAATTGCCGAAATCACCCAACGATAGCGGCAACCCGGCGTTGGCGAATGCAAAGAGCGGCATGATGACGAAACCGACCCACGGGTGGAGCGCAATCTCCAACCGTTCGACCGGGGACAACGATTCGCGCGCGGCGATCTCTGCCACCTGCAATGTCTGTCGGTCTTTTGTGCTACCACTCGCCTCGTTACCCGCTGGATGAGCGACGACCTGGCCCAACAGGGAATACAAACGCTCATCGCTGACCCATCTGCGGACCGGTGTGAGCAAACCGAGTATCACGCCAGTGATCGTTGCGTGGATGCCGGACGCATCCACAGCGAGCCAGACGAGGCCCCCCACCAGAAAATAGAGCGGAATGCTTCGGACGCCGACCAACGCCATTGCAACCACGATCGCGACGCCAACTAAACCCGCGGCGAGCGCACCCCACGAAATGTGACTACTGTAGCCGATCGCCACGACGAGAATGGCACCTATGTCGTCAACAATCGCCAACGAAAGCATGAACACGCGCAGGCTGTGGGGAATGCGCGACCCCAAAAGCGCCAGGCAACCGATGACGAGCGCGGTGTCGGTCGCCATGACCGTGCCCCAACCGGTCTCGCCGGGATGGCCCGATTGCAGCGTTCGATACAACACCGCGGGCACGAGCATGCCACCGAGGGCAGCCGCAATCGACAGCGCGGCCGCCCGTGGGTTCTTCAGC encodes the following:
- the nhaA gene encoding Na+/H+ antiporter NhaA, whose translation is MSEDPHVDGALSRLPRVLVDRLTKPFARFLLIETAGGVVLLLFTVSALVLSNSQWAHLFSNVWETRVGFQFGSFEFARSLRDWINDGLMTLFFFLVALELKRELALGELKNPRAAALSIAAALGGMLVPAVLYRTLQSGHPGETGWGTVMATDTALVIGCLALLGSRIPHSLRVFMLSLAIVDDIGAILVVAIGYSSHISWGALAAGLVGVAIVVAMALVGVRSIPLYFLVGGLVWLAVDASGIHATITGVILGLLTPVRRWVSDERLYSLLGQVVAHPAGNEASGSTKDRQTLQVAEIAARESLSPVERLEIALHPWVGFVIMPLFAFANAGLPLSLGDFGNSVTVAVFVGFALGKPIGVLTFSWLAVRSGIAIRPPELGWRLVAGGGLLAGIGFTMALFIANLAFSKSLIDSAKLGIFLASVASAVTGLALLMWLPARREANRLDRI